From the Kitasatospora viridis genome, one window contains:
- the pucL gene encoding factor-independent urate hydroxylase yields the protein MAHVLGQNQYGKAENRIVRVYRDSTRHEVKDMNVSVSLQGDFEDVHLTGSNANCLPTDTTKNTVYAFAKEYGIESAEAFGILLARHFVNDTERGVVHSARIRIEEYTWNRIKTPDSSSRFIGADEVGHSFVRDGGEVRTTEVVFDGTKVQVISGLKDLIVMNTTNSEFWGYIKDKYTTLQEAYDRILATQVTARWKYSFTGENDEVQPNWNRSYQHVRRHMLEAFAETYSYSLQQTLHAMGTRVLNNRAEVDEVRLELPNKHHFLVDLEPFGLKNDNEVYYAADRMYGLIEGTVHREGVVPVIPVV from the coding sequence ATGGCCCACGTGCTCGGTCAGAACCAGTACGGCAAGGCTGAGAACCGGATCGTCCGGGTCTACCGTGACAGCACCCGTCACGAGGTCAAGGACATGAACGTCTCGGTCTCCCTCCAGGGCGACTTCGAGGACGTCCACCTCACCGGCTCGAACGCCAACTGCCTGCCCACCGACACCACCAAGAACACCGTGTACGCCTTCGCCAAGGAGTACGGGATCGAGTCGGCGGAGGCCTTCGGCATCCTGCTGGCCCGGCACTTCGTGAACGACACGGAGCGCGGCGTGGTGCACAGCGCCCGGATCCGGATCGAGGAGTACACCTGGAACCGGATCAAGACGCCGGACAGCTCCTCGCGCTTCATCGGCGCCGACGAGGTCGGCCACTCCTTCGTGCGGGACGGCGGCGAGGTCCGCACCACCGAGGTGGTGTTCGACGGCACCAAGGTGCAGGTGATCTCCGGCCTCAAGGACCTGATCGTGATGAACACGACCAACTCCGAGTTCTGGGGCTACATCAAGGACAAGTACACCACCCTGCAGGAGGCCTACGACCGGATCCTGGCCACCCAGGTGACGGCCCGTTGGAAGTACTCCTTCACCGGTGAGAACGACGAGGTCCAGCCCAACTGGAACCGCTCCTACCAGCACGTGCGCCGGCACATGCTGGAGGCCTTCGCCGAGACCTACTCCTACTCGCTGCAGCAGACCCTGCACGCGATGGGCACCCGGGTGCTGAACAACCGCGCCGAGGTCGACGAGGTCCGCCTGGAGCTCCCGAACAAGCACCACTTCCTGGTGGACCTGGAGCCGTTCGGCCTCAAGAACGACAACGAGGTCTACTACGCGGCCGACCGCATGTACGGCCTGATCGAGGGCACCGTGCACCGCGAGGGCGTCGTCCCGGTCATCCCGGTCGTCTGA
- a CDS encoding 8-oxoguanine deaminase, whose protein sequence is MSVQPPSADQRIVIENAAIATVDGNDTEYARGHVVIKGNLIESVGDGPAPSWLDNVVRRINAEGHLVTPGLVNTHHHFYQWITRGLAQDNILFDWLVALYPTWARIDDQLVHAASLGSAAALLKSGCTTASDHHYVFPKDGGDILGASIEAVQQLGLRFTALRGSMDRSKKDGGLPPDHAVETTEEILIASEAAVDKWHDSSFGSMLHVAIAPCSPFSVSTELMREAAVLARRKGVRLHTHGSETAEEEAFCKQLFGMGPTDYFESTGWLGEDVWMAHCVHMNDSDIAKFAETGTGVAHCPSSNARLAAGIARVPDMLKAGVPVGLGVDGTASNESGELGTELRNALLINRLHGSPTALTGRQALRLGTMGGARVLGRQNEIGSIEVGKLADLALWKVDGIMHSSIADPVAALTFGALPPLAALFVNGNAVVENDRLTTVNEDQIALACAKAARDLAARG, encoded by the coding sequence ATGTCGGTGCAGCCGCCGTCCGCAGACCAGCGGATCGTCATCGAGAACGCCGCCATCGCCACCGTCGACGGGAACGACACCGAGTACGCCCGCGGTCACGTGGTGATCAAGGGCAACCTGATCGAGTCGGTCGGCGACGGCCCGGCCCCCTCCTGGCTCGACAACGTGGTGCGCCGGATCAACGCCGAGGGCCACCTGGTCACCCCCGGCCTGGTCAACACCCACCACCACTTCTACCAGTGGATCACCCGGGGCCTGGCCCAGGACAACATCCTCTTCGACTGGCTGGTCGCGCTGTACCCGACCTGGGCCCGGATCGACGACCAGCTGGTGCACGCCGCCTCGCTGGGCTCGGCCGCCGCGCTGCTCAAGTCCGGCTGCACCACCGCCAGCGACCACCACTACGTCTTCCCCAAGGACGGCGGCGACATCCTGGGCGCCTCGATCGAGGCCGTCCAGCAGCTCGGCCTGCGCTTCACCGCGCTGCGCGGCTCGATGGACCGCAGCAAGAAGGACGGCGGCCTGCCCCCGGACCACGCGGTGGAGACCACCGAGGAGATCCTGATCGCCTCCGAGGCGGCCGTGGACAAGTGGCACGACTCCTCCTTCGGCTCGATGCTGCACGTCGCCATCGCCCCCTGCTCGCCGTTCTCGGTCTCCACCGAACTGATGCGCGAGGCCGCCGTGCTGGCCCGCCGCAAGGGCGTGCGGCTGCACACCCACGGCTCGGAGACGGCCGAGGAGGAGGCGTTCTGCAAGCAGCTCTTCGGCATGGGCCCGACCGACTACTTCGAGTCCACCGGCTGGCTCGGCGAGGACGTGTGGATGGCGCACTGCGTCCACATGAACGACTCCGACATCGCCAAGTTCGCCGAGACCGGCACCGGCGTGGCGCACTGCCCCTCCTCCAACGCCCGCCTGGCCGCCGGCATCGCCCGGGTGCCCGACATGCTGAAGGCCGGCGTCCCGGTCGGCCTGGGCGTGGACGGCACCGCCTCCAACGAGTCCGGCGAGCTCGGCACCGAGCTGCGCAACGCCCTGCTGATCAACCGCCTGCACGGCTCCCCGACCGCGCTCACCGGCCGCCAGGCGCTGCGCCTGGGCACCATGGGCGGCGCCCGGGTGCTCGGCCGGCAGAACGAGATCGGCTCGATCGAGGTCGGCAAGCTGGCCGACCTGGCGCTCTGGAAGGTCGACGGGATCATGCACTCCTCGATCGCCGACCCGGTCGCCGCGCTGACCTTCGGCGCGCTCCCGCCGCTCGCCGCGCTCTTCGTGAACGGCAACGCGGTGGTCGAGAACGACCGGCTGACCACGGTCAACGAGGACCAGATCGCGCTGGCCTGCGCCAAGGCCGCGCGCGACCTGGCCGCGCGCGGCTGA
- a CDS encoding MFS transporter — translation MSSVGSAIPSARLPARPGGLRGALRSAPRHPVVAAVLLSLLLHLVWVLWLANDAGDLSAQYAWTDFAKQHPESAYNLSWYGGMHTASYSVLSPYLMGAIGVRTTGLLAGVASAALAAQLLIRSGVRRPLPAALWTAFALWCDVASGRVTFALGLAFGLAATLLAYCYRGPRLRWLALFGLAALGTMGSPVVGLFLEVVGAGLFLTGRRRDAYPLFAAPAVVVGGTTLLFPFNGMQPFSFHSTVPVVAAALAAVYFAPREWTALRRAGLVYAVGVMLVFFVPSPVGSNVERLSLLFAGTALLAVLTGVRMGRRRAVAVLVAFLAVAGWLTGRTIGDLVVTVPVTPPARDGGALIDELKSLGGERTRVEVVPLSSHWEASGVAPYVNLARGWNRQADTTRNPLFYTDHLTADQYHDWLREWGVGYVALSDAKPDDAAVQEAELVRSGQPYLRQVWQYGSWTVYQVADPTPLADPPAVVEKADAASLTVSVPAAGEVRLKLPYSPWLGLAGHTDDQHGCLAQSGDWTVLHATAPGTYQVTGNYGLNRGTPCPTPAKQ, via the coding sequence ATGAGCTCCGTGGGATCGGCGATCCCCTCCGCCCGCCTACCGGCCCGCCCCGGCGGCCTGCGCGGCGCGCTGCGCTCGGCGCCGCGCCACCCGGTGGTCGCCGCGGTGCTGCTGTCCCTGCTGCTGCACCTGGTCTGGGTGCTCTGGCTGGCCAACGACGCGGGCGACCTGTCCGCCCAGTACGCCTGGACCGACTTCGCCAAGCAGCACCCCGAGTCGGCCTACAACCTGTCCTGGTACGGCGGCATGCACACCGCCTCGTACAGCGTGCTCTCGCCGTACCTGATGGGCGCCATCGGCGTGCGCACCACCGGCCTGCTGGCGGGCGTGGCGAGCGCCGCCCTGGCCGCGCAGCTGCTGATCAGGAGCGGGGTGCGCCGGCCGCTGCCGGCGGCCCTGTGGACGGCCTTCGCGCTCTGGTGCGACGTGGCCTCCGGGCGGGTCACCTTCGCCCTCGGGCTGGCCTTCGGGCTGGCCGCGACCCTGCTGGCGTACTGCTACCGGGGTCCGCGGCTGCGCTGGCTGGCGCTGTTCGGGCTGGCCGCGCTGGGCACCATGGGCAGCCCGGTGGTCGGGCTCTTCCTGGAGGTGGTCGGCGCCGGGCTCTTCCTGACCGGCCGTCGGCGGGACGCCTACCCGCTGTTCGCCGCGCCGGCCGTGGTGGTCGGCGGCACCACGCTGCTCTTCCCGTTCAACGGCATGCAGCCGTTCAGCTTCCACAGCACCGTGCCGGTGGTGGCGGCCGCGCTGGCGGCGGTGTACTTCGCGCCGCGCGAGTGGACCGCGCTGCGCCGGGCCGGGCTGGTGTACGCGGTCGGCGTGATGCTGGTCTTCTTCGTCCCCTCGCCGGTGGGCAGCAACGTCGAGCGGCTCAGCCTGCTGTTCGCCGGCACGGCGCTGCTGGCGGTGCTGACCGGCGTGCGGATGGGCCGCCGGCGGGCCGTGGCGGTGCTGGTGGCCTTCCTGGCGGTGGCCGGCTGGCTGACCGGGCGGACCATCGGCGACCTGGTGGTGACCGTGCCGGTGACCCCGCCGGCCCGCGACGGCGGCGCGCTGATCGACGAGCTGAAGTCGCTCGGCGGCGAGCGCACCCGGGTCGAGGTGGTCCCGCTCTCCTCGCACTGGGAGGCCAGCGGGGTGGCGCCGTACGTGAACCTGGCGCGCGGCTGGAACCGGCAGGCGGACACCACCCGCAACCCGCTCTTCTACACCGACCACCTGACGGCGGACCAGTACCACGACTGGCTGCGCGAGTGGGGCGTCGGCTACGTCGCGCTCTCCGACGCCAAGCCGGACGACGCGGCGGTCCAGGAGGCCGAGCTGGTCCGCTCCGGCCAGCCCTACCTGCGCCAGGTCTGGCAGTACGGCAGCTGGACGGTCTACCAGGTGGCCGACCCGACCCCGCTGGCCGACCCGCCGGCCGTGGTGGAGAAGGCCGACGCGGCCTCGCTGACCGTCTCGGTGCCGGCCGCCGGCGAGGTCCGGCTGAAGCTGCCGTACTCCCCCTGGCTGGGCCTGGCCGGGCACACCGACGACCAGCACGGCTGCCTGGCCCAGTCGGGCGACTGGACGGTGCTGCACGCGACCGCCCCGGGCACCTACCAGGTCACCGGGAACTACGGGCTGAACCGGGGCACCCCCTGCCCCACCCCCGCGAAGCAGTAG